A DNA window from Capnocytophaga sp. ARDL2 contains the following coding sequences:
- a CDS encoding T9SS type A sorting domain-containing protein, producing MVHKFENHSSWTVHPNPSKTSSDIYCRFDFPENKKVRLAIYQTDGRFIKQFSEINTATQPTFVFQLDTVGSYMLIAYFEDRVELRKIVVLD from the coding sequence TTGGTTCATAAATTTGAAAATCACTCCAGTTGGACAGTACATCCCAATCCGTCAAAAACATCGAGTGATATCTATTGCCGATTCGATTTTCCAGAAAATAAAAAAGTACGATTGGCGATTTATCAAACTGACGGACGATTTATAAAACAGTTTTCAGAAATAAACACAGCCACACAGCCAACATTTGTATTTCAGTTGGATACCGTAGGTAGCTATATGCTCATTGCCTATTTTGAAGATAGAGTTGAGTTGAGGAAAATTGTGGTTTTAGATTGA